From the Anaeromusa acidaminophila DSM 3853 genome, one window contains:
- a CDS encoding uroporphyrinogen decarboxylase family protein, giving the protein MQKVERVKAALRGLPVDRPPVSLWKHFPAADRDPLQLAQAHVSFQEKFDLDFIKLTPYDSYPVHDWGCEIRFFDTPTEVAVLRRPAITQSSDWLKIKAVDATQGAWGRQVLTTRCAVSLAQKDVPVVPTVYSPLTVARKLAGERVARDLREYPRLVHQALEAITETTLAFVKETLRAGAAGIFFATACATHDFLSQAEYEAFGRRYDLQVLAAAEEGWFNTLHIHGRKIFFDEFLDYPVQALNWHDCHEYPPLRRARALTDKCILGGLDEEGAISYGSPSEVMEEVAYFLSETDLRGVMVGPGCVTIPNPPDNNVATARLVVERYAQKDLWKYLSFDSAAL; this is encoded by the coding sequence ATGCAAAAAGTGGAGAGAGTAAAAGCGGCTCTCAGAGGCCTCCCTGTAGACCGGCCGCCGGTGTCCTTATGGAAGCATTTTCCCGCCGCGGATCGGGATCCGCTGCAACTGGCGCAGGCGCATGTGTCATTTCAGGAGAAATTTGATTTAGACTTCATCAAACTGACGCCATACGACTCCTATCCGGTGCATGACTGGGGCTGCGAAATTCGTTTTTTTGACACTCCTACGGAAGTAGCGGTTCTGCGGCGTCCGGCGATAACGCAAAGCAGTGATTGGCTGAAGATCAAGGCCGTGGATGCAACGCAGGGAGCCTGGGGGCGTCAGGTGCTGACTACGCGCTGCGCCGTGAGCCTGGCCCAAAAGGATGTGCCGGTAGTGCCGACGGTGTACAGTCCGCTGACGGTGGCCCGTAAGCTGGCCGGGGAGCGGGTGGCGCGCGATCTGCGGGAGTATCCGCGTTTAGTTCACCAGGCCTTGGAGGCCATTACGGAAACGACGCTTGCCTTTGTTAAAGAAACACTGCGCGCCGGAGCGGCAGGCATCTTTTTTGCTACCGCCTGCGCCACGCACGATTTTCTGAGCCAGGCGGAATATGAAGCCTTTGGCCGCCGTTACGATTTGCAGGTGTTGGCCGCAGCCGAAGAAGGCTGGTTCAACACACTGCACATCCATGGCCGCAAAATTTTCTTTGATGAATTTCTCGATTATCCGGTACAGGCGCTGAACTGGCATGACTGCCACGAGTATCCGCCGCTGCGCCGAGCCAGAGCCTTAACCGATAAATGCATTTTGGGAGGCTTGGATGAAGAAGGAGCGATTTCCTACGGTTCGCCGAGCGAAGTGATGGAAGAAGTAGCTTATTTCCTTAGTGAAACCGATCTGCGCGGTGTGATGGTGGGGCCTGGTTGCGTAACTATTCCCAACCCGCCGGACAACAACGTAGCCACGGCGCGGCTGGTCGTGGAACGGTATGCTCAAAAAGATCTGTGGAAATACCTTTCCTTTGATTCCGCGGCCTTGTAA
- a CDS encoding methyl-accepting chemotaxis protein, with product MNLRNRMILTIFFPVMAILVVLSGFAYWQASTMLREEIKLEMEAMAAHRSAEVNTLIVGKMDQMQALVNTWSVALPNENELRGVLTQLTKNTPGVQDVFVAFPDKRFIDGTGWVPPADYDPTGRGWYTDAANSQKVVMSKVYMDAITKKPIVSLSMAIRQQGKVAAVVGMDLSLQQINDAVLGIKIRDTGYAYLLNQEGFFVAHKTLKLEDNIMQIENGSLAAGGKVFLSGKPSFSEYVFGGVERFLASMPIGDSGWVIVLGVPKDEVFANVNRLAMTMLGIGVLSLVLLLAIVFFIARSVANPVAEVAAAAKQVAEGDLHMTLEPTDRKDEIGILHSSFEAMTKGLRQMVGQTLQSAEQLAASSEELTASAGQSAEAAQHVAQSAVAITEGAGRQSTAVTEAAKVVESMSRKMEEVASVASAVAAAANETTKTTVEGQKGLASAIESMQAIGTGAEQVGGAIQALDASSQHISEMVAMITAIAGQTNLLALNAAIEAARAGEHGRGFAVVADEVRKLAEQSETAAREITNLIAENNGNIRQTVDVMGVQKTRVGEGVDRVNEAGRQFAEIARLVEDLSKKIMGITTVAEAVVADSRNTVRSVEEVKTISVTVVGEAESVSAATEQQAASMQEIASASQTLAHLAQDLQALVGKFRM from the coding sequence ATGAATTTGCGAAATCGGATGATTTTAACCATTTTCTTCCCGGTCATGGCCATTCTCGTTGTGCTTTCTGGGTTTGCTTATTGGCAGGCTAGCACGATGTTGCGAGAAGAGATCAAACTAGAAATGGAAGCCATGGCGGCGCATCGCAGTGCGGAAGTAAATACGCTGATCGTCGGCAAGATGGATCAAATGCAGGCGCTTGTTAACACCTGGAGCGTTGCATTGCCGAATGAAAACGAGTTGCGAGGCGTGCTTACGCAATTGACGAAAAACACTCCTGGCGTGCAGGATGTATTTGTGGCCTTTCCGGACAAGCGCTTTATCGACGGTACGGGCTGGGTGCCGCCGGCCGATTATGACCCGACCGGGCGCGGCTGGTATACGGACGCCGCTAATTCTCAAAAGGTAGTGATGTCTAAGGTTTACATGGACGCCATTACCAAGAAGCCCATTGTGAGCTTATCTATGGCCATCCGGCAGCAAGGTAAAGTGGCCGCAGTGGTCGGCATGGATTTATCGCTGCAGCAAATTAATGACGCCGTGCTCGGCATCAAAATCCGGGATACGGGATATGCTTACTTGCTCAACCAGGAAGGATTTTTTGTAGCCCATAAGACATTGAAGCTAGAAGATAACATTATGCAAATCGAAAATGGAAGCTTGGCTGCAGGGGGGAAAGTATTTTTAAGCGGGAAGCCTTCCTTTAGCGAGTATGTCTTTGGCGGAGTGGAACGGTTTTTAGCCTCCATGCCTATAGGAGACAGCGGCTGGGTGATTGTTTTGGGCGTTCCTAAAGACGAAGTATTTGCCAACGTAAATCGCTTAGCGATGACGATGCTTGGCATTGGCGTGCTTTCGCTGGTGCTTTTGCTGGCCATCGTTTTCTTCATCGCTCGCTCCGTCGCCAATCCGGTGGCGGAAGTGGCGGCGGCGGCCAAGCAGGTGGCTGAAGGCGACTTGCACATGACCTTGGAGCCTACAGACCGCAAAGATGAAATTGGCATTTTGCACAGCAGCTTCGAAGCTATGACTAAAGGGCTGCGGCAGATGGTCGGACAAACGCTGCAGTCGGCGGAACAGCTGGCGGCTTCATCGGAAGAACTGACCGCCAGCGCTGGTCAGTCTGCGGAAGCGGCGCAGCATGTGGCGCAATCGGCCGTTGCCATTACCGAAGGCGCCGGACGGCAGAGCACTGCTGTGACCGAAGCGGCTAAAGTGGTGGAATCCATGTCGCGGAAGATGGAAGAAGTTGCGTCTGTTGCCAGTGCGGTAGCGGCGGCGGCCAATGAAACGACGAAAACCACAGTAGAAGGGCAAAAAGGCTTGGCTTCGGCCATTGAAAGTATGCAGGCGATCGGTACCGGAGCTGAACAGGTGGGCGGAGCCATTCAGGCTCTTGACGCCAGTTCGCAGCACATTTCGGAAATGGTGGCCATGATCACGGCCATTGCCGGTCAGACCAATCTTTTGGCCCTTAACGCCGCCATTGAAGCGGCGCGGGCGGGCGAGCACGGCAGGGGCTTTGCGGTAGTGGCGGATGAAGTCCGCAAGCTAGCGGAGCAGTCGGAAACAGCCGCTAGGGAAATTACCAATTTGATCGCGGAGAATAATGGCAATATCCGGCAAACCGTTGACGTGATGGGCGTGCAGAAGACCCGTGTCGGCGAAGGCGTAGATCGCGTGAATGAAGCGGGCAGGCAATTTGCGGAGATTGCCCGTTTGGTGGAAGATCTGTCCAAGAAGATTATGGGCATTACGACGGTAGCGGAGGCGGTCGTAGCGGACAGCCGCAACACCGTCCGCTCGGTGGAAGAAGTGAAGACCATTTCCGTAACCGTTGTGGGCGAGGCGGAAAGCGTTTCCGCGGC